In Myxococcaceae bacterium JPH2, the DNA window TGCCTCGCGAGGCGCTGGAGGAGGGGATGAAGCAGGCCGGGCTCCCGCCCCCGCTCGCCGCCGCGCTGGCCTCCATCGACGCGGGCATCGCCCAGGGGAAGACCGCCCTCGTGACGGACGTCGTGCGGCAACTCACGGGCCGGCCCGCGCAAGACGTGCGCGGCTTCCTCACGCGGAACAAGGCCACGCTGCTCGCCAGCACGTGAGCCCGCGAGCCCCGAGCGCGCGAGCACCTGTCCATCGCATGCGCTCCGGCACTATCCTCGCGGACCATTCTTCCGGGGGGATGTCATGCACATGCGGCGAATCATCCGGCGGTGGGCCAGCCCCATCGCCGTGCTGAGTTGTTGGTTGAGCGCGGCGAGCGCGCTCGCGGCCAATCCATTCAACGAGGGGATGGTCACCCTCACCCTCGATGACGGCTGGGCCACCCAATTCACGGCGGCCCGCCCCGCGCTCAACGCGCGAGGCATCCACGTCACCTACTTCCTCATCACCCACGCGCTCTCCGAGGGCTGGAACGGCTACCTGACGGTGGAGCAGGTGCGCACCCTTCAAGCCGAGGGCAACGAGCTGGCCAGCCACACGCTGACCCACCCGGACCTCACCACGCTCTCGCCTGGCAACCTCACCGCCGAACTGCATGACTCGCGACTGTGGCTCGCCAGCACGTTCGGGTTGGCCTCCGTGCCGGCCTTCGCGCCGCCCTATGGCGCCTACAACGCCAGCGTGCTCGCGGCCATCAAGCAGGAGTACGCCAGCAGCCGCACGGTGAACGGGGGCCGCAACTTCCAGGACACCGTCATCTACGAACTGCGCGGCAACGACGTGAACCGCAACGTCACCGTGGCCACGGTGCGCGACTGGATTGACCGCGCCATCGCCGAGAAGAGCTGGCTCGTCCTCTTGTTCCACGAGTTCACCAGCGGCACCCCCACCCGCGACACGCAGTACCGCACGGCCAACTTCATCGCCATCCTCGACTACATCCGCACCCGCAACGTGCGCACCGTCACGATGACGGAGGGCGTGGCACTCACCGAAGGCCGCACGGAGCCGCCCCCCTCGCAAGGCCGGGTCATCTTCGACGACGCGCTCGGCAATGGCTTCCAGGACTGGTCCTGGGCGGACCACAGCCTGGACGAGTACAACACCGTGCACGCGGGCTCGGCCGCCATCCGCGTCGAGCCGGATGACTGGGCCGGCCTGTACTTCCATCACGACGGACTGGACCTCGCGGCCTACCAGTCCATCGACCTCTGGGTGCATGGCGGGAGCACCGGCGGCCAGCAGGTCCGCATCGCCCTGCTCGACGGCACC includes these proteins:
- a CDS encoding polysaccharide deacetylase family protein — protein: MRRIIRRWASPIAVLSCWLSAASALAANPFNEGMVTLTLDDGWATQFTAARPALNARGIHVTYFLITHALSEGWNGYLTVEQVRTLQAEGNELASHTLTHPDLTTLSPGNLTAELHDSRLWLASTFGLASVPAFAPPYGAYNASVLAAIKQEYASSRTVNGGRNFQDTVIYELRGNDVNRNVTVATVRDWIDRAIAEKSWLVLLFHEFTSGTPTRDTQYRTANFIAILDYIRTRNVRTVTMTEGVALTEGRTEPPPSQGRVIFDDALGNGFQDWSWADHSLDEYNTVHAGSAAIRVEPDDWAGLYFHHDGLDLAAYQSIDLWVHGGSTGGQQVRIALLDGTTPLGDIRLDTALGHPITPGTWEKVSIPLSSLGVSSGTLRDLYIQDDSGTNQGTLYLDDLVLVPR